A stretch of the Campylobacter concisus genome encodes the following:
- a CDS encoding beta-ketoacyl-ACP synthase, protein MRVFVTGIGAVSAFGNSWEEMRAKFLEGKNAVRYMSEWECYKDLNTRLAAPIIDYKYPQEWDRKQLRSLGKVSCYSVHAAGLALKDAGLLKGDELNESNLDPSVQDGRMGVASGSSTGSTDSILDMAKLVLDMDSGFNANTYIKMMPHTTAANIALFYSLKGRIIPTSSACTSGSHAIGYAYESIKNGSIDMMLAGGAEELCVSEAYVFDKLYATSVKNSTPNLSPTPFEKDRDGLVLGEGAGFLVLESEESALKRGAKIYAEVVGFGSTCDGTHITRPQSATMKAAMSLALRDANLEPKSIGYVNAHATATKHGDIAESIATNELFGEDIAISSLKSYLGHTLGACGGLEAIASIMMMREELFFPTINLNVIDPECAKLNYLKEPTPIKTDFVMSNNFAFGGVNTSLIFKRVKNIF, encoded by the coding sequence ATGCGTGTATTTGTCACAGGTATCGGCGCAGTCAGTGCTTTTGGCAACAGCTGGGAGGAGATGAGGGCTAAATTTCTTGAGGGTAAAAACGCTGTTAGATACATGAGCGAGTGGGAGTGCTATAAGGACCTAAACACGCGCCTAGCTGCACCAATTATAGACTACAAATATCCGCAAGAGTGGGATAGAAAACAGCTAAGAAGCCTTGGCAAGGTGTCGTGTTACAGTGTGCATGCGGCTGGACTTGCTTTAAAAGATGCTGGATTATTAAAAGGTGATGAGTTAAATGAGTCAAATTTAGACCCAAGTGTGCAAGATGGCAGAATGGGTGTGGCAAGCGGCTCAAGTACTGGCAGTACCGACTCTATCCTTGATATGGCAAAGCTAGTTTTGGACATGGATAGTGGCTTTAACGCAAATACCTACATAAAAATGATGCCTCACACTACAGCGGCAAATATCGCGCTATTTTACTCGCTAAAAGGGCGCATCATCCCTACATCTTCGGCATGTACAAGCGGTTCGCACGCCATTGGCTACGCATACGAGAGCATAAAAAATGGCAGCATAGATATGATGCTAGCTGGTGGGGCTGAAGAGCTTTGTGTGAGCGAGGCATACGTCTTTGACAAGCTTTACGCGACTAGCGTAAAAAATAGCACGCCAAATTTGAGCCCAACGCCGTTTGAAAAAGATAGAGATGGCTTGGTGCTTGGCGAGGGAGCTGGATTTTTGGTACTTGAAAGTGAAGAGAGTGCATTAAAAAGAGGAGCTAAAATTTACGCTGAGGTCGTTGGTTTTGGCTCAACATGTGATGGCACGCACATCACTAGACCACAAAGCGCTACGATGAAAGCGGCGATGAGCTTAGCGCTTAGAGATGCAAATTTAGAGCCAAAAAGCATAGGTTACGTAAATGCCCATGCGACTGCGACAAAGCATGGCGACATAGCCGAGAGTATCGCTACAAACGAGCTTTTTGGAGAGGATATCGCCATTAGCTCGCTTAAAAGCTATCTTGGCCATACGCTTGGTGCTTGTGGCGGACTGGAGGCGATCGCCTCTATCATGATGATGAGAGAAGAGCTATTTTTCCCAACTATAAATTTAAATGTGATCGATCCCGAGTGTGCAAAGCTAAACTATTTAAAAGAGCCAACCCCGATAAAGACGGACTTTGTTATGAGCAATAACTTTGCATTTGGCGGCGTAAATACATCTTTGATATTTAAAAGAGTGAAAAACATTTTTTAA
- a CDS encoding excinuclease ABC subunit A, giving the protein MKKLVSLVAILAFATSLNARDDVKYHSLDFLNGPKAKNFLLPNVSISFGTGYNGQVIVKDLTSNKKTNGFNKSDEEACQIALLSALKTFQERALKEGGTKVVNLTGYYKKQPFNSKTQFQCGSGALMSGVTLKGDIAK; this is encoded by the coding sequence ATGAAAAAATTAGTTTCATTAGTTGCCATTTTGGCATTTGCTACAAGTCTTAATGCAAGAGATGATGTGAAATATCACTCACTTGATTTCCTAAATGGCCCAAAAGCTAAAAATTTTTTACTTCCAAATGTAAGTATCAGCTTTGGCACAGGCTATAACGGACAGGTAATCGTAAAAGATCTAACATCAAATAAAAAGACAAATGGTTTTAATAAAAGTGATGAAGAGGCATGCCAAATAGCACTTCTTTCGGCCTTAAAGACTTTCCAAGAAAGAGCATTAAAAGAAGGTGGCACAAAGGTTGTAAATCTAACTGGCTACTACAAAAAACAACCATTTAACTCAAAAACTCAGTTTCAGTGTGGAAGCGGTGCTTTGATGTCTGGCGTTACTCTAAAAGGTGATATCGCGAAATAA
- a CDS encoding beta-ketoacyl synthase chain length factor — protein MKFQIDFFDAIAYGDVGEDLARYKKEFDLAKIPPIQRRRLSSAAKCAFSLLSGFDELDMPVIFSSYEGEINRCFELETTLAKAEPVSPTSFSLSVHNAISSLLSIEAKNHNEILAISSFSPVEDALQAAFLRLNDGYEKVLILAYHESIKQSYFDEKKPSFMLALVVSKAKNERVLTLKRAKKEKEICGNLLKSFIVNFDPKISKSWQSCSYSSSWDFSYEP, from the coding sequence ATGAAATTTCAAATTGATTTTTTTGATGCGATAGCTTATGGCGATGTCGGCGAGGATCTGGCTAGATACAAAAAAGAATTTGATCTAGCAAAAATTCCACCAATTCAAAGAAGAAGGCTAAGTAGTGCTGCAAAGTGCGCTTTTAGCTTGCTTAGTGGTTTTGACGAGCTTGATATGCCAGTTATTTTTAGCTCATATGAAGGAGAGATAAATCGCTGCTTTGAGCTAGAGACTACGCTGGCAAAAGCTGAGCCAGTTTCGCCTACTTCGTTTTCACTTTCTGTGCATAACGCTATCTCGTCGCTTCTTAGCATAGAAGCTAAAAATCATAATGAAATTCTTGCCATTTCCTCTTTTAGTCCAGTCGAAGATGCCTTGCAAGCCGCGTTTTTAAGACTAAATGACGGATATGAAAAGGTGCTAATACTTGCCTATCATGAGTCGATAAAGCAGAGTTATTTTGATGAGAAAAAGCCGTCATTTATGCTCGCTCTTGTTGTCTCAAAGGCGAAAAATGAGAGAGTTTTAACTCTAAAAAGAGCTAAAAAAGAAAAAGAAATTTGCGGGAATTTATTAAAAAGCTTTATTGTAAATTTTGATCCAAAAATATCAAAAAGCTGGCAAAGTTGTAGTTATTCTTCATCTTGGGATTTTAGCTATGAGCCTTAA
- a CDS encoding lysophospholipid acyltransferase family protein translates to MSLKILRTGSFFFFFAIICISGDLLLVPVVLLGLNKFKFIQNLCRDLVRISWGFFIKVTKICGCLDYKFELSELNGGSNLVIANHPSLLDVVFLVSKFKRINCIVKGELGKNIFLFAAIRACNYIPNTNNEEFLQKSVEVLKSGENLLIFPEGTRTKDEIIFHKAAAYMGVKGAKKIVCIGINMHPRSLRKNEPWYKTPDEKIKYHFKEIKIFDVDMFLKDRPSPVRARAMHDEISKIYKEEFGERAS, encoded by the coding sequence ATGAGCCTTAAAATTTTAAGAACTGGATCTTTTTTTTTCTTTTTTGCGATTATTTGCATAAGCGGAGATTTACTGCTTGTGCCAGTGGTGCTTTTGGGGCTAAATAAATTTAAATTTATACAAAATTTATGCCGCGATCTAGTTAGAATTTCTTGGGGATTTTTTATAAAAGTTACTAAAATTTGTGGGTGTTTGGACTATAAATTTGAGCTTAGCGAGCTAAATGGCGGATCAAATTTAGTCATAGCAAACCACCCTTCGCTTCTTGATGTGGTCTTTTTGGTTTCAAAATTTAAAAGAATAAACTGCATCGTAAAGGGCGAGCTTGGCAAAAATATATTTTTATTTGCAGCTATTAGGGCTTGCAACTACATACCAAACACAAATAACGAGGAATTTTTACAAAAAAGCGTAGAGGTTTTAAAAAGCGGTGAAAATTTATTAATTTTCCCAGAAGGCACACGTACGAAAGATGAAATTATTTTTCATAAGGCAGCAGCTTACATGGGTGTAAAAGGCGCTAAAAAGATTGTTTGCATCGGTATCAATATGCACCCAAGAAGCCTTAGAAAAAATGAACCATGGTACAAAACGCCAGATGAAAAGATAAAATATCATTTTAAAGAGATAAAAATTTTTGATGTTGATATGTTTTTAAAGGATAGGCCAAGCCCCGTGAGGGCTAGAGCAATGCATGATGAGATAAGTAAAATTTATAAGGAGGAATTTGGTGAAAGAGCTAGTTAA
- a CDS encoding phosphopantetheine-binding protein: protein MKELVNEIKELIITSLNLEDMKPSDIDENAPLFNDGLGLDSVDALELGLAVQKKYGLVLDSKSANLKEIFFSVSSLAKYIYENRK, encoded by the coding sequence GTGAAAGAGCTAGTTAATGAGATAAAAGAGTTGATCATCACAAGCTTAAATTTAGAGGATATGAAGCCAAGCGATATTGATGAGAATGCGCCACTTTTTAATGATGGTCTTGGGCTTGATAGCGTTGATGCTTTAGAACTTGGGCTTGCGGTGCAGAAAAAATATGGTCTTGTGCTTGACTCAAAGAGTGCAAATCTAAAAGAGATATTTTTTAGCGTATCTTCTCTTGCAAAATACATTTACGAAAATAGGAAATAA
- a CDS encoding acyl carrier protein has translation MSEKEIFEILKKALIDLFEIDESKIKPETRIYEDLQIDSIDAIDMIDYIKRQTGHRLMPEDFKNVKTLDDIVKAVAKKFEA, from the coding sequence ATGAGTGAAAAAGAAATTTTTGAAATTTTAAAGAAAGCCTTGATTGATCTTTTTGAGATAGATGAGAGCAAGATAAAGCCAGAGACTAGGATATATGAGGATTTGCAGATTGATAGCATCGACGCTATTGATATGATTGATTACATCAAACGTCAAACCGGACATAGGCTGATGCCAGAGGATTTTAAAAACGTAAAAACGCTTGATGATATCGTAAAAGCCGTAGCAAAGAAATTTGAAGCATAA
- a CDS encoding DNA gyrase subunit B, protein MKHKIVNLALVLASIAYPLVLFFWQENATLIFGVLCVLWVLRAYFESGRKRQACLLAGVFFVICAIFRSVSLALLYPSIVSLGFLAVFFYSLKGEAVITKIARLKEKNIDEKVVSYTRGLTKIWCLFFVFNAVLAFILSCFENKFYWSIYCSFVSYILMGFLFFGEILYRKVFILKRKNGV, encoded by the coding sequence TTGAAGCATAAAATAGTAAACCTAGCACTAGTTTTAGCAAGCATTGCTTACCCTTTAGTGCTATTTTTTTGGCAAGAAAACGCCACTTTGATATTTGGTGTTTTATGTGTGCTTTGGGTGCTTAGAGCCTATTTTGAAAGTGGCAGAAAAAGGCAGGCTTGCTTATTGGCTGGGGTGTTTTTTGTCATTTGTGCTATTTTTAGAAGCGTAAGTTTAGCACTTTTATATCCAAGTATCGTAAGCCTTGGCTTTTTGGCGGTCTTTTTTTACAGCTTAAAGGGCGAGGCTGTTATAACTAAAATCGCTAGATTAAAAGAGAAAAATATAGATGAAAAGGTCGTTAGCTACACAAGAGGGCTAACAAAAATTTGGTGCTTATTTTTTGTATTTAATGCGGTTTTAGCATTTATTTTATCGTGCTTTGAAAATAAATTTTATTGGAGTATTTACTGCTCCTTTGTTTCTTATATTTTGATGGGATTTTTGTTTTTTGGAGAAATTTTATATCGCAAAGTTTTTATTTTAAAGAGGAAAAATGGAGTTTGA
- a CDS encoding AMP-binding protein yields MEFENSLKEFKFVDIDKNLYSQVGIFGANLKEYGVSEIEIYLSETFDFCVAFFGALAIGVRPILLAKPIFSSDKFNINDENFKNFLAPARNMEPKFNLNSTFFLQTSGSTGKSKNIPKRLGAMIEEGLFLKEELGVNENDTFFSSVSHQHMFGLTFKVFLPIISGAKAVSKELNYPEAIFELELENLSFITSPVLLQTLISSPRAAEISGLKNIICAGSALKSELRASIAKLSSARIIDIYGSTETGVVARNLGDELLLFSKVKAALSEDEALSVSSPWCEFFQTSDWAEIKGNRLTLKGRIDRIVKLNDKRVNLISIENKMFESGLLKDCYCDTHPKFKRLAALLELSEEGVKLFRNSGKKGVVARLNELLRPEFKNSVRYFKIVSSLCKNAQGKFLKANFKELLEKSEEPSWDKSSENGVYKFKTKLSPALGIFMEHFPNLPLLPGFVQLDFVFKFARELGAEIGDQCVVENLKFLKFVRPNDELCIEISQKDEKVYFEIFCNGARSSVGRIKLGL; encoded by the coding sequence ATGGAGTTTGAAAATAGTCTAAAAGAGTTTAAATTTGTTGATATTGATAAAAATTTATACTCACAAGTTGGTATTTTTGGGGCAAATTTAAAAGAGTATGGCGTGAGTGAGATAGAGATCTATCTGAGCGAAACTTTTGACTTTTGTGTCGCCTTTTTTGGAGCACTTGCGATCGGCGTGAGACCGATCTTGCTTGCAAAGCCTATTTTTAGTAGTGATAAATTTAATATCAATGATGAAAATTTCAAGAATTTTTTAGCTCCAGCCAGAAATATGGAGCCAAAATTTAATCTAAATTCTACTTTTTTTCTTCAAACTTCAGGCTCGACTGGAAAGAGCAAAAATATTCCAAAAAGACTTGGTGCGATGATAGAAGAAGGGCTATTTTTAAAAGAAGAACTTGGAGTTAATGAAAACGATACATTTTTTTCAAGCGTTTCACATCAGCATATGTTTGGCCTTACTTTTAAGGTATTTTTGCCCATCATCTCTGGTGCAAAGGCCGTTAGCAAGGAGCTAAATTACCCAGAGGCGATCTTTGAGCTAGAGCTTGAAAATTTAAGTTTCATAACAAGCCCAGTTTTGCTTCAAACGCTAATTTCTAGCCCAAGAGCAGCTGAAATTTCAGGGCTAAAAAACATCATCTGTGCCGGCTCAGCCCTAAAGAGTGAGCTAAGAGCTAGCATAGCAAAACTAAGCAGTGCGCGCATTATCGATATCTATGGCAGCACCGAAACTGGTGTAGTGGCTAGAAATTTAGGCGATGAGCTTTTGCTTTTTAGCAAGGTAAAAGCTGCTTTAAGCGAGGACGAGGCACTAAGCGTGAGCTCGCCATGGTGTGAGTTTTTCCAAACTAGCGACTGGGCTGAGATAAAGGGCAATAGGCTCACGCTAAAAGGCAGGATCGATAGGATCGTTAAGCTAAATGACAAAAGGGTCAATCTAATAAGCATCGAAAATAAGATGTTTGAAAGCGGCCTTTTAAAAGACTGCTACTGTGATACGCATCCAAAATTTAAGCGTCTGGCCGCACTTTTAGAGCTTAGTGAAGAGGGTGTGAAACTCTTTAGAAATAGCGGTAAAAAGGGCGTTGTGGCAAGGTTAAATGAGCTTTTAAGGCCTGAGTTTAAAAATAGTGTTAGGTATTTTAAAATCGTTAGCTCGCTTTGTAAAAACGCACAAGGGAAATTTCTAAAGGCAAATTTTAAAGAGCTTTTAGAAAAGAGTGAAGAGCCTAGCTGGGATAAAAGTAGCGAAAATGGCGTCTATAAATTTAAAACAAAGCTTAGCCCAGCACTTGGTATTTTTATGGAGCATTTTCCAAATTTACCACTATTGCCTGGCTTTGTGCAGCTTGATTTTGTATTTAAATTTGCAAGAGAGCTTGGCGCAGAAATAGGTGATCAGTGCGTGGTGGAGAATCTAAAATTTTTAAAATTTGTAAGGCCAAATGACGAGCTTTGTATAGAAATTTCGCAAAAAGATGAGAAGGTTTATTTTGAGATATTTTGCAATGGCGCTAGAAGCAGCGTTGGCAGGATAAAGCTGGGCTTATGA
- a CDS encoding glycosyltransferase family 2 protein, whose translation MKTLFLIPFYNHPEKIKALCEALASYDLHILIVDDGSNEASKKALENLSEFGVEILTRTQNGGKGAALKDGFRHALQNGYTHAFQIDADFQHDISEVAEFLELSRKYPHDMILADPIYGEDAPKSRFYGRKITNFWVKVNTLSTDIKDAMCGFRIYPLKELEWAISQSKSNRMEFDMEILVNAVRAGIRLKWIPLKVRYEKGGVSHFKMLKDNALISLMHAKYFFSLVPFLLSKAFRGQKYVWWQKGERSNEFFLRVSLFLTKNLPIFLIKPIVMIVVCFYYIFSKIERKNIREFLQNVEKFSGKKPATGVFRNFYEFGIAICDKFRIWQNGVLENELDIDELMWIKEEFEASKRGRILLTSHLGNVEICKTLSLRSPSFRMIILVYSKGNENFYKILEQISKGQIKLISVENLDAAAMLELKEAVENGVNIGIMGDRTPVNGDKFVEVSFLGKMAKFNYGPYLLAGILGVKMSTLWCVKNGDKFSIELSDIADEIKLGRDRKASVMPYVQSYVKQLEDHACKNPSQWFNFFDFWR comes from the coding sequence ATGAAGACGCTCTTTCTCATACCATTTTACAACCATCCAGAAAAGATCAAAGCCCTTTGTGAGGCACTTGCTAGCTATGATCTACACATTTTGATAGTTGATGATGGCTCAAACGAAGCTTCAAAAAAAGCACTAGAAAATTTGAGCGAATTTGGTGTAGAAATTTTGACAAGAACCCAAAATGGCGGCAAAGGAGCTGCGCTAAAAGATGGCTTTAGACATGCCTTGCAAAATGGTTACACGCACGCATTTCAGATCGACGCTGACTTTCAGCATGACATAAGTGAAGTGGCTGAGTTTTTGGAGCTTAGTAGAAAGTATCCACATGATATGATCTTAGCTGACCCCATCTACGGCGAGGATGCACCAAAGTCGAGATTTTATGGTAGAAAGATCACAAATTTTTGGGTCAAGGTAAATACATTAAGTACCGACATAAAAGACGCGATGTGTGGCTTTAGAATTTATCCACTAAAAGAGCTCGAGTGGGCGATATCTCAAAGCAAATCAAATAGGATGGAATTTGACATGGAGATCCTAGTAAATGCCGTAAGAGCAGGCATTAGACTAAAGTGGATACCATTAAAGGTAAGATATGAAAAAGGTGGAGTTTCTCACTTTAAAATGCTAAAAGATAACGCGCTAATAAGCCTTATGCATGCAAAATATTTTTTTAGTTTGGTTCCATTTTTGCTGAGCAAAGCCTTTAGGGGACAAAAATACGTATGGTGGCAAAAAGGCGAAAGATCAAATGAATTTTTCTTAAGGGTGAGTTTATTTTTAACCAAGAATTTGCCTATTTTTCTTATAAAACCTATCGTTATGATCGTCGTTTGTTTTTATTATATTTTTTCAAAAATAGAGAGAAAAAATATAAGAGAATTTTTGCAAAACGTAGAGAAATTTAGTGGTAAAAAACCAGCTACTGGTGTTTTTAGAAATTTTTATGAATTTGGTATTGCGATTTGCGATAAATTTCGTATTTGGCAAAATGGCGTGCTCGAAAATGAGCTAGATATTGACGAACTTATGTGGATAAAAGAAGAGTTTGAGGCATCAAAGCGTGGCAGAATTTTGCTAACAAGCCACCTAGGAAATGTAGAAATTTGCAAGACACTTTCGCTTAGATCGCCAAGTTTTCGTATGATCATCTTGGTTTATAGCAAGGGAAATGAAAATTTTTATAAAATTTTAGAGCAGATAAGTAAGGGGCAGATCAAGCTAATAAGCGTAGAAAACCTCGATGCAGCAGCTATGCTTGAGCTAAAAGAGGCGGTAGAAAACGGCGTAAATATCGGCATAATGGGCGATAGAACTCCGGTAAATGGCGATAAATTTGTTGAGGTTAGTTTTCTTGGTAAGATGGCTAAATTTAACTACGGCCCATACTTATTAGCTGGCATTTTGGGTGTAAAAATGAGCACGCTTTGGTGCGTGAAAAATGGCGATAAATTTAGTATCGAGCTAAGTGATATCGCAGATGAGATAAAACTAGGTCGCGACCGCAAGGCAAGCGTCATGCCATACGTGCAAAGCTATGTAAAACAGCTCGAAGATCACGCTTGCAAGAACCCATCGCAGTGGTTTAATTTTTTTGATTTTTGGAGATAA
- a CDS encoding acyl-CoA thioesterase, whose protein sequence is MKISHVSTFKVAFFDVDSMEVMWHGNYVKYLEMARCELLDKLRYNYIAMKKDGYAFPIVKLDVKYVRPAFFNDTIKVTTTLNECETFLKFHYLIENEKGEKLSEANTAQAVIDMKSLQTCFEMPEALIKAIKAYTKKENL, encoded by the coding sequence TTGAAAATTTCACACGTTAGCACATTTAAAGTGGCGTTTTTTGATGTTGATAGCATGGAAGTGATGTGGCATGGCAACTATGTCAAGTACCTAGAAATGGCACGCTGCGAACTACTTGACAAGCTAAGGTACAACTACATCGCTATGAAAAAAGATGGTTACGCCTTTCCTATCGTAAAACTTGACGTAAAGTACGTACGTCCAGCCTTTTTTAACGACACTATCAAGGTCACGACGACGCTTAACGAGTGCGAAACATTTTTGAAATTTCACTATCTTATAGAAAATGAAAAGGGCGAAAAATTAAGCGAGGCAAATACCGCGCAAGCTGTCATCGATATGAAGAGCTTACAAACTTGCTTTGAGATGCCAGAGGCTCTAATAAAGGCGATTAAAGCTTACACGAAAAAGGAAAATTTATGA
- a CDS encoding LolA family protein: MKKIALFLAIFISCFGYELGELKNIVKTDGVSGNFTQTKSLAGFNKNIKSIGEFRLEKGGLYWDTLEPVVSKVFINKDGIFKNENGKLEKTSANFDEKLFLAIISLDENELRKEFDIKTSGSLKEWSIELSPKNLLFKQIFKSIKISGDEAVKKIELDEVSGDKTINEFSLK; this comes from the coding sequence ATGAAAAAAATAGCTCTTTTTTTAGCCATTTTTATATCTTGCTTTGGCTATGAGCTGGGTGAGCTTAAAAATATAGTAAAAACAGATGGCGTAAGCGGAAATTTCACGCAGACAAAGAGCCTGGCTGGCTTTAATAAAAACATAAAAAGCATAGGCGAGTTTAGGCTTGAAAAGGGTGGTCTTTACTGGGACACGCTAGAGCCAGTCGTCTCAAAGGTTTTTATAAATAAAGATGGCATTTTTAAAAACGAAAATGGCAAGCTTGAAAAGACGAGTGCAAATTTTGACGAAAAGCTCTTTCTGGCCATTATCAGCCTCGATGAAAACGAGCTTAGAAAAGAATTTGATATAAAAACAAGTGGCAGCCTAAAAGAGTGGAGCATAGAGCTAAGCCCTAAAAATTTACTCTTTAAACAAATTTTTAAATCCATAAAGATAAGTGGCGATGAGGCGGTAAAAAAGATCGAGCTTGACGAGGTAAGCGGCGATAAAACGATAAATGAGTTTAGTCTAAAATGA
- a CDS encoding CinA family protein has protein sequence MRQSILIIGEDLEINREFLNYIFQSYEDHFGELGVVSFAPKNSKELPFIIENLSKDYDFVSIFGSDENFAIAAKIVATLTGGSLELKDSTTLALKDSLDYSKNSFLASLNNAQINLIKANPNEELGEFLTEYEPDFSYFHLMDIDADSARILMLPLAKTYEVDITLAQILPNLILVRAKSNKFGQIESFLQGVKTLFSQKFIPQKDVIEFIAKKLMQKGLKISFAESCTAGLAAAKFARYGGISASFDGSLVTYANHIKHEWLGVEDEILDTYGAVSEPCVKAMVKGTLSTTNADFTLAISGIAGPGGGTASKPVGTVYVAAGDRDGNIEVERLLLKGERNYVREQSVLSAYLCLLRLKSEIFFA, from the coding sequence ATGAGACAAAGTATCTTGATAATAGGCGAAGATCTTGAGATAAATAGAGAATTTCTAAACTACATTTTTCAAAGTTACGAGGATCATTTTGGCGAGCTTGGAGTGGTCAGTTTTGCTCCAAAAAACAGCAAAGAGCTACCTTTTATCATCGAAAATTTATCAAAAGATTACGACTTTGTAAGCATTTTTGGCTCAGATGAAAATTTTGCCATCGCCGCAAAGATTGTAGCGACGCTAACTGGGGGCTCTCTCGAGCTAAAAGATAGCACGACACTTGCGCTTAAAGATAGCTTAGACTACTCTAAAAATAGCTTTCTAGCCAGCCTAAATAACGCTCAGATAAATCTCATAAAAGCTAATCCAAATGAAGAGCTAGGCGAGTTTCTCACCGAGTATGAGCCTGATTTTAGTTACTTTCATCTAATGGACATCGACGCTGATAGTGCGAGGATCCTTATGCTGCCACTTGCTAAAACTTACGAGGTTGATATCACTCTTGCGCAGATCCTGCCAAATTTGATACTAGTAAGGGCAAAAAGCAATAAATTTGGTCAGATCGAGAGCTTTTTACAAGGGGTAAAAACGCTATTTTCGCAAAAATTTATCCCACAAAAAGATGTGATCGAATTTATAGCAAAAAAGCTCATGCAAAAGGGACTTAAAATTTCATTTGCCGAGTCTTGCACGGCTGGGCTGGCGGCAGCTAAATTTGCAAGATATGGCGGCATCTCGGCTAGCTTTGATGGCTCGTTAGTAACCTACGCAAACCACATAAAGCACGAGTGGCTGGGCGTTGAGGATGAGATTTTAGATACTTACGGAGCTGTGAGCGAGCCTTGCGTAAAAGCGATGGTAAAAGGCACGCTAAGCACGACAAATGCGGACTTTACGCTTGCTATTAGCGGCATAGCGGGACCAGGTGGTGGCACAGCTAGCAAGCCAGTTGGCACAGTATATGTCGCAGCTGGCGATAGAGACGGTAATATCGAGGTTGAGAGGCTTCTTTTAAAAGGGGAGCGCAACTACGTAAGAGAGCAAAGCGTGCTAAGCGCCTATCTATGTCTACTTCGCCTAAAAAGTGAGATATTTTTTGCTTAA